In a single window of the Streptomyces sp. CGMCC 4.7035 genome:
- the thpR gene encoding RNA 2',3'-cyclic phosphodiesterase has protein sequence MRLFAAVVPPEDALHELASVVRGLEGLPGAQGLRWTGRPGWHYTLAFYGEVAEDVVPDLSERLARAARHTEPFSLSLDGGGRFGGRTLWVGASGDVGELRLLADRTEAAGRKAGVEMGEHRHYRAHLTLARSGRGPADFRPYVAALEAFAGRRWTVGELHLVRSNLPRSGVPGEQPRYETVERWGLGAGG, from the coding sequence ATGAGACTCTTCGCCGCGGTGGTGCCGCCCGAGGACGCGCTCCACGAGCTCGCCTCGGTGGTGCGCGGGTTGGAGGGGCTGCCCGGGGCGCAGGGGCTGCGCTGGACCGGGCGGCCGGGCTGGCACTACACGCTCGCGTTCTACGGCGAGGTGGCCGAGGACGTCGTCCCCGACCTGTCGGAGCGGCTGGCGCGGGCGGCCCGGCACACCGAGCCGTTCTCCCTGTCCTTGGACGGGGGCGGGCGCTTCGGGGGCCGGACGCTGTGGGTGGGCGCATCCGGGGACGTGGGGGAGCTGCGGCTGCTCGCGGACCGGACGGAGGCCGCGGGGCGGAAGGCGGGCGTGGAGATGGGGGAGCACCGCCACTACCGCGCCCATCTGACGCTGGCCCGCAGCGGCCGGGGGCCGGCGGACTTCCGGCCGTATGTCGCGGCGCTGGAGGCGTTCGCGGGGCGCCGGTGGACGGTCGGCGAGCTGCACCTCGTCCGCAGCAACCTGCCCAGGTCGGGGGTGCCGGGGGAGCAGCCGCGGTACGAGACGGTGGAGCGGTGGGGGCTCGGCGCGGGCGGGTGA
- a CDS encoding DUF742 domain-containing protein has protein sequence MSRPGRDDAPDRLYTLTGGRSRSDSAARFDLVTLVVAECDPVPGMQSEHAAILRMCDHPTAVVEIAAELRLPVSITRILLSDLLAAGRVSARHPRTAALPDPDVLEQVLVGLRNL, from the coding sequence ATGAGCCGCCCCGGCAGGGACGACGCGCCGGACCGGCTGTACACCCTCACCGGAGGGCGCAGCCGGTCCGACTCGGCTGCCCGCTTCGACCTGGTGACGCTCGTGGTCGCCGAGTGCGACCCGGTGCCGGGAATGCAGTCGGAGCACGCCGCGATCCTGCGGATGTGCGACCACCCGACCGCGGTCGTGGAGATCGCCGCCGAGCTGCGGCTGCCGGTGAGCATCACACGCATCCTGCTCTCCGACCTCCTCGCGGCCGGCCGCGTCAGCGCCCGACACCCCCGCACCGCCGCACTTCCCGATCCCGACGTCCTGGAACAGGTGCTCGTTGGACTCCGCAACCTCTGA
- a CDS encoding cytochrome P450 family protein codes for MTSTDASPVSPLSPLSPIELDPFVTDLDAESARLREAGPLAPVVLPGGVPVWAVTHHAEARQLLTDPRLVKDINVWGAWQRGEIAPDWPLIGLANPGRSMLTVDGADHRRMRTLVAQALTPRRVEEMRDRITKLTEGLLDRLPADGGVVDLKAEFAYPLPMYVIADLMGIEESRLPRLKELFEKFFSTQTPPEEVIATLTELAGIMAETVAAKRATPGDDLTSALIQASENGDHLTDEEIVSTLQLMVAAGHETTISLIVNAVVNLSTHPEQRELVLSGGADWSAVVEETLRYSTPTSHVLIRFATEDVPVGDKVLPAGDALIVSYGAIGRDEKAHGPTAGDFDITRETKNRHISFGHGPHVCPGAALSRLEAGVALPALYARFPGLDLAVPAGELRNKPVVTQNDLFELPVRLGD; via the coding sequence ATGACCTCGACCGACGCATCTCCCGTCTCTCCCCTCTCTCCGCTCTCTCCCATCGAGCTGGACCCCTTCGTCACCGATCTCGACGCCGAAAGCGCGCGGCTGAGGGAGGCGGGACCGCTCGCCCCCGTGGTACTGCCCGGCGGCGTACCCGTGTGGGCGGTCACGCACCACGCCGAGGCCAGGCAGCTGTTGACGGACCCCCGGCTGGTCAAGGACATCAACGTCTGGGGCGCCTGGCAGCGCGGCGAGATCGCGCCCGACTGGCCGCTGATCGGCCTCGCCAACCCCGGCCGCTCCATGCTCACCGTGGACGGGGCCGACCACCGGCGGATGCGCACGCTCGTCGCCCAGGCGCTGACGCCGCGTCGGGTGGAGGAGATGCGGGACCGGATCACGAAGCTGACGGAGGGGCTGCTGGACCGGCTTCCGGCGGACGGCGGCGTGGTGGACCTCAAGGCGGAGTTCGCGTACCCGCTGCCGATGTACGTCATCGCGGACCTGATGGGCATCGAGGAGTCCCGTCTGCCGCGCCTGAAGGAACTGTTCGAGAAGTTCTTCTCGACGCAGACCCCGCCGGAGGAGGTCATCGCGACGCTCACCGAGCTCGCGGGGATCATGGCGGAGACGGTGGCGGCGAAGCGCGCCACCCCGGGCGACGACCTCACCTCCGCCCTGATCCAGGCCTCCGAGAACGGCGACCACCTCACCGACGAGGAGATCGTCTCCACGCTCCAGCTGATGGTGGCGGCGGGCCACGAGACGACGATCTCGCTCATCGTCAACGCGGTGGTCAACCTGTCGACGCACCCGGAGCAGCGGGAACTGGTGCTGAGTGGTGGGGCGGACTGGTCGGCGGTGGTCGAGGAGACCCTGCGCTACTCCACCCCCACCTCCCACGTCCTGATCCGCTTCGCGACGGAGGACGTGCCGGTGGGCGACAAGGTGCTGCCGGCGGGGGACGCGCTGATCGTCTCGTACGGGGCGATAGGGCGTGACGAGAAGGCGCACGGCCCGACGGCGGGTGACTTCGACATCACCCGGGAGACAAAGAACCGGCACATCTCCTTCGGGCACGGCCCGCACGTCTGCCCGGGCGCGGCGCTGTCCCGCCTGGAGGCCGGGGTCGCGCTTCCGGCCCTGTACGCGCGCTTCCCGGGCCTGGACCTGGCGGTGCCGGCGGGCGAGCTGCGCAACAAGCCGGTGGTGACGCAGAACGACCTGTTCGAGCTGCCGGTGCGGCTGGGCGACTGA
- a CDS encoding WD40 repeat domain-containing protein, whose amino-acid sequence MRRSLAFLSGALLIGVLAAPASASAPVSASAADGDGGFTIKDPRITESSGLAASHLHPGIYWTHNDSDDGPYLYAVDSRTGKTVATVTLRGIGSPRDVEAISIGPGNEIYVGDIGDNFGGKWPYVWIYKLPEPKVLKDRTIRATQYVVKYSDGPRDAESLVVHPRTGRVYIIDKKEDGGHLYEGPAELSSSGTNVFKPVAAVDLWATDAAFSPDGKQLAVRGYFGGIAYDWNGGKIKRQGRLDVPLQRQGESVTYTADGSKLLYGSEGTDSTVRAESVPGYKGGGDSKSPSEKGSAEAGTGGGSPLNADYKVGALVLAVGLALVLGIKRLVRRGPR is encoded by the coding sequence ATGCGTCGATCGCTCGCGTTTCTTTCCGGGGCCCTTCTCATCGGTGTGCTCGCCGCGCCCGCGTCAGCGTCAGCGCCCGTGTCAGCGTCCGCCGCCGACGGCGATGGCGGCTTCACCATCAAGGATCCACGGATCACCGAGTCCAGCGGGCTCGCCGCCTCGCATCTCCACCCGGGGATCTACTGGACCCACAACGACAGCGACGACGGCCCGTACCTCTACGCCGTGGACAGCCGCACCGGGAAGACCGTCGCCACGGTCACCCTCCGTGGCATCGGCTCGCCCCGTGACGTGGAGGCCATCTCCATCGGCCCGGGGAACGAGATCTACGTCGGGGACATCGGCGACAACTTCGGCGGCAAGTGGCCGTACGTGTGGATCTACAAGCTGCCCGAGCCCAAGGTGCTCAAGGACCGGACGATCCGCGCCACCCAGTACGTCGTGAAGTACTCGGACGGCCCCCGCGACGCCGAGTCCCTCGTCGTCCACCCCAGGACCGGGCGTGTCTACATCATCGACAAGAAGGAGGACGGCGGACACCTCTACGAGGGCCCGGCCGAGCTGTCCTCCTCCGGCACGAACGTCTTCAAGCCCGTCGCCGCCGTCGACCTGTGGGCCACCGACGCAGCCTTCTCACCCGACGGCAAGCAACTCGCCGTGCGTGGCTACTTCGGCGGCATCGCGTACGACTGGAACGGCGGGAAGATCAAGCGGCAGGGCCGGCTGGACGTGCCCCTTCAGCGGCAGGGCGAGTCGGTCACCTACACCGCCGACGGGTCGAAGCTCCTGTACGGGAGCGAGGGCACCGACAGCACGGTGCGGGCCGAAAGCGTGCCCGGATACAAGGGGGGTGGCGACTCCAAGTCGCCTTCCGAGAAGGGGAGCGCGGAGGCCGGGACCGGCGGCGGCTCGCCCCTGAACGCCGACTACAAGGTCGGCGCGCTGGTTCTGGCGGTCGGCCTGGCCCTTGTCCTCGGCATCAAACGGCTGGTGCGTCGGGGTCCGCGGTAG
- a CDS encoding SGNH/GDSL hydrolase family protein codes for MLRFMPVGDSMTIGSAGEHTWRYRLWQHLCATHGGPFALVGPRETLYDKATDAPTSYAYADPDFPRAHLAGWGEGWLHMAPLIAGAVRETRADVLLVSLGLIDLGFYTNAEQTAENVRKFVTEARSANPRIRMVVLPVIPNIRAETEDLFAAEVTLFNELLAKAVADLDEPRSPLLLTSPPPSYDIHTDTYDGTHPNTCGEHKIAEAFAGAMHQAWGWGQTYVAGTS; via the coding sequence ATGCTCAGGTTCATGCCCGTAGGCGACTCCATGACGATCGGCAGCGCGGGCGAACACACGTGGCGCTACCGGCTGTGGCAGCACCTGTGCGCGACGCACGGCGGCCCGTTCGCGCTCGTCGGCCCGCGCGAGACGCTGTACGACAAGGCGACGGACGCGCCGACGTCGTACGCGTACGCCGACCCGGACTTCCCGCGCGCCCACCTGGCGGGCTGGGGCGAGGGCTGGCTGCACATGGCGCCGCTGATCGCCGGGGCCGTGCGGGAGACGCGCGCGGACGTACTGCTGGTCTCCTTGGGCCTGATCGACCTGGGCTTCTACACGAACGCGGAGCAGACGGCGGAGAACGTACGGAAGTTCGTGACTGAGGCGCGGTCCGCGAACCCGCGCATCCGGATGGTCGTGCTCCCGGTGATCCCGAACATCCGTGCGGAGACGGAAGACTTGTTCGCGGCCGAGGTCACCCTCTTCAACGAACTCCTGGCGAAGGCGGTGGCGGACCTGGACGAGCCCCGCTCCCCCCTCCTGCTGACGTCACCCCCGCCGTCGTACGACATCCACACGGACACGTACGACGGCACGCACCCGAACACGTGCGGTGAGCACAAGATCGCGGAGGCGTTCGCGGGGGCGATGCATCAGGCGTGGGGATGGGGACAAACGTACGTGGCTGGAACAAGCTGA
- a CDS encoding MFS transporter: protein MFSSLRVRNYRLFFLGQVVSNTGTWMQRIAQDWLVLSLTGSSTAVGVTTALQFLPMLLFGLYGGVLVDRLPKRPTLLVTQSAMGATGLVLAFLTLSGHVQVWHVYLAAFAVGLATVVDNPARQSFVSEMVGSRQLQNAVSLNSANFQSARLVGPAVAGVLITGVGTGWAFLLNGVSFVAPIAALLLMRARELHVVERAPRGKGQLREGLRYVAGHPELIWPIVLVGFIGTFGFNFPVWLSAYADDVFHAGAGAYSLFNTLMALGSLTGALLAARRGTARLRVLIAAAAVFGALEILAAGVPSLWLFSLLMIPIGIFGLTVNVTANTAVQMGTDPAMRGRVMALFMMVFMGGTPVGAPVVGWLTDAYGARAGFAAGGLVSAAAAVTIGLVLAKSGGLRLSMGWHQGHPRVRFVPREQPATASA, encoded by the coding sequence ACACCGGCACCTGGATGCAGCGCATCGCCCAGGACTGGCTGGTGCTGAGCCTGACCGGCTCGTCCACCGCCGTCGGTGTGACCACGGCGCTTCAGTTCCTGCCGATGCTGCTCTTCGGGCTGTACGGCGGCGTTCTCGTCGACCGCCTCCCCAAGCGCCCGACGCTGCTGGTCACGCAGTCGGCGATGGGGGCCACGGGCCTCGTCCTCGCCTTCCTGACCCTCTCCGGGCACGTCCAGGTCTGGCACGTCTATCTCGCCGCCTTCGCGGTCGGCCTCGCCACGGTCGTGGACAACCCGGCCCGGCAGTCGTTCGTCTCCGAGATGGTCGGCTCCCGGCAGCTGCAGAACGCGGTCAGCCTGAACTCGGCGAACTTCCAGTCCGCGCGTCTGGTCGGCCCCGCGGTGGCGGGCGTCCTGATCACCGGCGTCGGGACGGGCTGGGCCTTCCTGCTCAACGGCGTGTCCTTCGTCGCCCCCATCGCAGCGCTGCTGCTGATGCGCGCCCGCGAGCTGCACGTCGTCGAGCGCGCCCCGCGCGGCAAGGGCCAGCTCCGCGAGGGCCTGCGCTATGTCGCCGGGCACCCGGAACTGATCTGGCCGATCGTCCTGGTCGGTTTCATCGGCACCTTCGGCTTCAACTTCCCGGTCTGGCTGTCGGCGTACGCGGACGACGTCTTCCACGCGGGCGCCGGAGCCTACAGCCTCTTCAACACGCTGATGGCGCTCGGCTCGCTGACCGGCGCGCTGCTCGCAGCCCGCCGCGGCACGGCCCGCCTGCGCGTGCTGATCGCGGCGGCGGCCGTCTTCGGCGCGCTGGAGATCTTGGCGGCCGGAGTTCCGTCCCTGTGGCTGTTCTCCCTCCTCATGATCCCGATAGGGATCTTCGGCCTGACGGTGAACGTCACCGCGAACACGGCCGTCCAGATGGGGACGGACCCGGCGATGCGCGGCCGCGTCATGGCCCTGTTCATGATGGTCTTCATGGGCGGTACGCCCGTGGGGGCGCCCGTGGTCGGCTGGCTCACGGACGCGTACGGCGCCCGGGCGGGCTTCGCCGCGGGCGGTCTGGTCTCGGCCGCGGCGGCCGTGACCATCGGCCTGGTCCTGGCGAAGTCCGGCGGCCTGCGCCTCTCCATGGGCTGGCACCAGGGGCATCCGCGGGTGCGGTTCGTCCCGCGCGAGCAGCCGGCGACGGCGTCGGCGTGA
- a CDS encoding aldo/keto reductase, with translation MKYTQLGRTGLKVSRLVLGTMNFGPQTEEADSHAIMDAALDSGINFFDTANVYGWGENKGRTERIIGDWFAKGGERRDKVVLATKVYGNMGADGEAWPNHDKLSALNIRRAVDASLKRLQTDYIDLYQFHHIDRSTPFEEIWQAMDVLVQQGKILYVGSSNFPGYKIAQANETAARHGSYGLVSEQCLYNLFERRAEMEVIPAAQEYGLGVIPWSPLHGGLLGGVIKKEIEGGRRASGRTADSLTDPAVRAQIQSYEDLLDKHGLEPGEAALAWLLTRPGVTGPIVGPRTAEQLESALRAAELELPEEVLTGLEEIFPGPGPSPEAFAW, from the coding sequence ATGAAGTACACGCAGCTCGGACGCACAGGACTCAAGGTCAGCCGGCTCGTTCTCGGGACCATGAACTTCGGCCCCCAGACGGAAGAGGCCGACAGCCACGCGATCATGGACGCGGCCCTGGACTCGGGAATCAACTTCTTCGACACCGCCAACGTGTACGGCTGGGGCGAGAACAAGGGCCGTACCGAGAGGATCATCGGCGACTGGTTCGCCAAGGGCGGCGAGCGGCGCGACAAGGTCGTGCTCGCCACCAAGGTCTACGGCAACATGGGCGCGGACGGCGAGGCCTGGCCCAACCACGACAAGCTCTCCGCCCTCAACATCCGGCGGGCGGTCGACGCCAGCCTCAAGCGGCTGCAGACCGACTACATCGACCTGTACCAGTTCCACCACATCGACCGCAGCACTCCTTTCGAGGAGATCTGGCAGGCCATGGACGTGCTGGTGCAGCAGGGGAAGATCCTGTACGTGGGGTCCAGCAACTTCCCCGGGTACAAGATCGCCCAGGCCAACGAGACCGCGGCCCGGCACGGCTCCTACGGGCTCGTCAGCGAGCAGTGCCTCTACAACCTCTTCGAGCGGCGCGCCGAGATGGAGGTCATCCCGGCGGCGCAGGAGTACGGGCTCGGCGTCATCCCGTGGTCGCCGCTGCACGGCGGACTGCTGGGCGGTGTCATCAAGAAGGAGATCGAGGGCGGGCGCCGGGCGAGCGGCCGGACCGCCGACTCGCTCACCGACCCGGCCGTCCGCGCGCAGATCCAGTCCTACGAGGACCTGCTCGACAAGCACGGCCTCGAACCCGGCGAGGCCGCCCTCGCCTGGCTGCTGACCCGGCCCGGCGTCACCGGCCCCATCGTCGGCCCGCGCACCGCAGAACAGCTGGAATCGGCGCTCCGGGCCGCCGAACTGGAACTCCCGGAGGAGGTCCTGACCGGCCTGGAGGAGATCTTCCCTGGTCCGGGGCCGTCTCCGGAGGCCTTCGCCTGGTGA
- the serC gene encoding phosphoserine transaminase, translating to MAEIQIPADIKPADGRFGAGPSKVRTEALDALAATGSSLLGTSHRQAPVKNLVGKVREGIRELFQLPDGYEVVLGNGGSTAFWDIATHGLIENKSQHLNFGEFSSKFAKAAKLAPWLAEPTVISSDPGTHPEPAAEAGVDVYAFTHNETSTGVAMPIQRVAGADEGALVLVDATSGAGGLPVDIAETDVYYFAPQKSFASEGGLWIGVFSPAAVERAERIHASGRHIPEFFSLPTAIDNSRKNQTYNTPALSTLFLLNEQLEWINGQGGLDWSVRRTATSARTLYGWAEDVKFATPFVTDPAKRSQVIGTIDFSDEVDAAAVAKVLRANGIVDTEPYRKLGRNQLRIAMFPAIDPADIDALTKCIDYVIEKL from the coding sequence GTGGCTGAGATCCAGATTCCCGCTGACATCAAGCCCGCCGACGGACGCTTCGGCGCGGGCCCCTCCAAGGTGCGGACGGAGGCGCTGGACGCCCTGGCCGCCACCGGCAGTTCCCTTCTCGGCACCTCCCACCGCCAGGCCCCCGTCAAGAACCTGGTCGGCAAGGTGCGCGAGGGGATCCGCGAGCTCTTCCAACTCCCCGACGGCTACGAGGTCGTCCTCGGTAACGGCGGCTCCACCGCGTTCTGGGACATCGCGACCCACGGCCTGATCGAGAACAAGTCGCAGCACCTCAACTTCGGCGAGTTCTCCTCCAAGTTCGCGAAGGCCGCGAAGCTCGCCCCGTGGCTCGCCGAGCCCACCGTCATCTCCTCCGACCCCGGCACGCACCCCGAGCCGGCGGCCGAGGCGGGCGTCGACGTCTACGCCTTCACGCACAACGAGACCTCGACGGGTGTCGCGATGCCGATCCAGCGCGTCGCGGGCGCCGACGAGGGCGCCCTGGTCCTCGTCGACGCGACGAGCGGCGCCGGCGGCCTCCCGGTCGACATCGCCGAGACGGACGTCTACTACTTCGCCCCGCAGAAGTCCTTCGCCTCCGAGGGCGGCCTGTGGATCGGCGTCTTCTCCCCGGCCGCGGTCGAGCGCGCCGAGCGTATCCACGCCTCCGGCCGCCACATCCCGGAGTTCTTCAGCCTCCCCACGGCGATCGACAACTCCCGCAAGAACCAGACGTACAACACCCCGGCCCTCTCCACCCTCTTCCTCCTCAACGAGCAGCTGGAGTGGATCAACGGCCAGGGCGGCCTGGACTGGTCGGTGCGCCGCACGGCCACCTCCGCCCGCACGCTGTACGGCTGGGCCGAGGACGTCAAGTTCGCGACCCCGTTCGTCACCGACCCGGCCAAGCGCTCCCAGGTCATCGGCACGATCGACTTCTCGGACGAGGTAGACGCCGCCGCCGTCGCCAAGGTCCTGCGCGCCAACGGCATCGTCGACACCGAGCCCTACCGCAAGCTCGGCCGCAACCAGCTCCGTATCGCGATGTTCCCGGCGATCGACCCGGCGGACATCGACGCGCTGACGAAGTGCATCGACTACGTGATCGAGAAGCTGTAG
- a CDS encoding Uma2 family endonuclease — translation MTVLEDRIEMADADANTKRLDEWFERLERMPVPEGFRVEIVGGNVHMTPQRDTHWGIIRRIARALEDRFGMDVKVFSDVRIDFPGHENGFCPDIALLKDSAKKDDTGHWRYQDIEFVAEVISEGTAHNDYGPKKLAYAEAEVPLYVIADPYQGRCYVYTDPKDGDYENRTPVDFGTDIDLTGTVVDLVLKTDGFPRD, via the coding sequence ATGACCGTCCTTGAAGACAGGATCGAGATGGCCGACGCCGACGCCAACACCAAGCGTTTGGACGAGTGGTTCGAGCGCCTTGAGCGGATGCCCGTCCCCGAAGGATTCAGGGTCGAGATCGTCGGGGGCAACGTCCACATGACGCCGCAACGGGACACACACTGGGGAATCATCCGCCGCATCGCGCGGGCCTTGGAGGACAGGTTCGGGATGGACGTCAAGGTGTTCTCGGACGTCCGCATCGACTTCCCCGGCCACGAGAACGGCTTCTGTCCGGACATCGCCCTGCTCAAGGACTCGGCGAAGAAGGACGACACGGGCCACTGGCGTTACCAGGACATCGAGTTCGTCGCCGAGGTCATCTCCGAGGGCACGGCCCACAACGACTACGGCCCGAAGAAACTCGCGTACGCGGAAGCCGAGGTCCCCCTCTATGTCATCGCCGATCCCTACCAGGGCCGGTGCTACGTCTACACCGACCCCAAGGACGGCGACTACGAGAACAGGACGCCGGTGGACTTCGGCACCGACATCGACCTGACCGGCACGGTGGTCGACCTCGTCCTCAAGACCGACGGCTTCCCCCGCGACTGA
- a CDS encoding cytochrome P450: protein MTTAPVPLSGPRFQTEPAALYREMRREHGAVAPVVLDGDVPAWLVLGYRELHQVTADPVLFSRDSDLWNQWDNIPDDWPMLPMIGRKQPSILYTVGERHRERAGMISDALEAVDPFELRGHVERFADELIDAVCTKGEADLVADYAMLLPVRVLAILYGFAEEQGPGLVTALNDMIDGRERAIAGQTHLATSMIELLASRKAHPADDVVSRMLANKSGFTDEEITQDLMVMMAAGHQPTADWIGNSLRLMLTDHRFAASLFGGRHSVAEAMNEVLWEDTPTQNVAGRWASRDTRLGGRHIRAGDLLLLGLQGANSDPQVRTDACAHTGGNNAHFSFGHGEHRCPFPAQEVAEVVARTAIEVVLDRLPDIDLSVPAEELTRRPSPWLRGLTALPVRFTPTPSIGSAPA, encoded by the coding sequence GTGACCACCGCCCCCGTGCCCCTGAGCGGGCCCCGGTTCCAGACCGAACCCGCCGCGCTGTACCGGGAGATGCGGCGTGAGCACGGCGCCGTGGCCCCGGTCGTGCTCGACGGCGACGTACCGGCCTGGCTCGTGCTCGGCTACCGCGAGCTGCACCAGGTGACCGCCGATCCGGTGCTCTTCAGCCGCGACTCCGACCTGTGGAACCAGTGGGACAACATCCCCGACGACTGGCCGATGCTGCCGATGATCGGCCGCAAGCAGCCGTCGATCCTCTACACCGTCGGCGAGCGCCACCGCGAGCGCGCCGGGATGATCAGCGACGCGCTGGAAGCCGTCGACCCGTTCGAACTGCGCGGCCATGTCGAGCGGTTCGCGGACGAGCTGATCGACGCCGTGTGCACGAAGGGCGAGGCGGACCTCGTCGCGGACTACGCGATGCTGCTGCCCGTCCGCGTGCTGGCGATCCTCTACGGCTTCGCCGAGGAGCAGGGCCCCGGCCTGGTCACCGCCCTCAACGACATGATCGACGGGCGGGAGCGGGCGATCGCGGGCCAGACGCACCTGGCCACCTCCATGATCGAACTGTTGGCGAGCCGCAAGGCGCACCCGGCGGACGACGTCGTCTCGCGGATGCTCGCGAACAAGAGCGGCTTCACCGACGAGGAGATCACCCAGGACCTCATGGTGATGATGGCCGCGGGCCACCAGCCGACCGCGGACTGGATCGGCAACTCGCTGCGGCTGATGCTGACCGACCACCGCTTCGCGGCCTCCCTCTTCGGCGGACGCCACAGCGTCGCCGAGGCCATGAACGAGGTCCTGTGGGAGGACACCCCCACACAGAACGTGGCAGGCCGCTGGGCCTCCCGCGACACCCGCCTGGGCGGCCGCCACATCCGCGCCGGTGACCTGCTGCTGCTCGGCCTCCAGGGCGCCAACAGCGACCCGCAGGTACGCACCGACGCCTGCGCGCACACCGGCGGCAACAACGCGCACTTCTCCTTCGGGCACGGCGAGCACCGCTGTCCGTTCCCGGCGCAGGAAGTGGCGGAGGTCGTCGCGCGGACGGCCATCGAGGTGGTCCTGGACCGGCTGCCGGACATCGACCTGTCCGTGCCCGCCGAGGAGTTGACGCGTCGTCCGTCCCCGTGGCTGCGGGGTCTGACGGCGCTGCCCGTGAGGTTCACCCCCACTCCGTCGATTGGAAGCGCACCCGCATGA
- a CDS encoding GTP-binding protein, giving the protein MDSATSDTRTPLGDQADNGLKIVVVGGFGVGKTTLVRSVSEIRPLNTEETMTQAGETVDDVSGVREKSATTVAFDFGRITLDAHNVLYLFGAPGQERFWFLWDRLFSGTLGAVVLVDTRRIDDSWYAIDRLERHGTPFIVACNDFGGSRHTPAEVRAALDLDPHVPLIDCDARSRASGKQVLITLVEHIRHHYAAQAPISEQELV; this is encoded by the coding sequence TTGGACTCCGCAACCTCTGACACCCGCACACCGCTGGGTGACCAGGCCGACAACGGCCTGAAGATCGTGGTCGTCGGCGGCTTCGGCGTCGGCAAGACGACCCTTGTCCGCTCGGTGAGCGAGATCCGCCCGCTCAACACCGAGGAGACCATGACCCAGGCCGGCGAGACGGTCGACGATGTGAGCGGGGTACGGGAGAAGTCCGCGACGACCGTCGCCTTCGACTTCGGCCGCATCACGCTGGACGCCCACAACGTGCTGTACCTGTTCGGCGCGCCGGGCCAGGAGCGGTTCTGGTTCCTGTGGGACCGGCTGTTCTCCGGCACGCTCGGCGCGGTCGTCCTCGTCGACACCCGGCGCATCGACGACTCCTGGTACGCCATCGACCGCCTGGAGCGCCACGGCACGCCGTTCATCGTCGCCTGCAACGACTTCGGCGGATCCCGGCACACCCCCGCCGAGGTCCGCGCCGCCCTCGACCTCGACCCGCACGTCCCGTTGATCGACTGCGACGCGCGCTCACGCGCATCCGGCAAGCAGGTCCTGATCACCCTGGTCGAACACATTCGGCACCACTACGCCGCCCAGGCCCCCATATCCGAACAGGAGCTGGTGTGA